A portion of the Algisphaera agarilytica genome contains these proteins:
- a CDS encoding gamma-glutamyl-gamma-aminobutyrate hydrolase family protein — protein sequence MLRPLIGITLDNVENTLASGKYEVGVGYSRAVAEAGGVPVLLPHEISRVPDYVQRCDGLILTGGVDPDTSTLPADWPGHAPVHPKARVMDPARQAFELALLAEWDHVKPQGPLLGVCLGMQLLTLHHGGTLNQYLPDTHASDVVERHRKNDHAIRVTVDDSVLQPPTTEAEAITHSNHQQAIADAGTLRVVAVAEDGIIEAVDNPGRPFYLGVQWHPERGDNGPLSRGLMGSLMNALR from the coding sequence ATGCTCCGTCCGCTCATCGGCATCACACTGGATAACGTCGAGAACACCCTCGCCTCGGGCAAGTACGAGGTCGGCGTGGGCTACAGCCGTGCGGTGGCCGAGGCGGGTGGCGTGCCGGTGCTGCTGCCGCACGAGATTTCGCGGGTGCCCGATTACGTTCAGCGCTGCGACGGGTTGATCCTCACCGGCGGAGTCGATCCCGACACGTCCACGCTTCCCGCTGATTGGCCGGGCCACGCTCCGGTCCACCCCAAGGCCCGAGTGATGGACCCGGCCCGCCAAGCGTTTGAGCTGGCGTTGCTAGCCGAATGGGACCACGTGAAGCCCCAAGGCCCGCTGCTGGGCGTCTGCCTGGGTATGCAGCTGCTCACCCTCCACCACGGCGGCACCCTCAACCAATACCTGCCCGACACCCACGCCTCCGACGTCGTCGAACGCCACCGCAAGAACGACCACGCCATCCGCGTCACGGTCGACGACAGCGTGCTCCAGCCCCCCACCACCGAGGCCGAGGCGATCACCCACTCCAACCACCAACAGGCCATCGCCGACGCGGGCACGCTGCGCGTGGTGGCGGTCGCGGAAGACGGCATCATCGAAGCGGTGGACAACCCCGGTCGCCCGTTCTATCTGGGTGTTCAATGGCACCCGGAGCGAGGCGACAACGGCCCCCTGAGCCGAGGCCTCATGGGTTCCTTGATGAATGCTTTGCGTTAA
- a CDS encoding signal peptidase II, with protein MTDTSPDQSTPEQAQPIRLAGRSGRAIVFFVGVIIVALGVDLGLKYWSFDHVAGRKVVLTEEVTQDHRAFWSKYPHDATVVVPKVLELRLTTNTGAVFGLGKGNRVAFIAVSIVATAVIGLMFWRSPARAWLLHLALGMILAGALGNLYDRVLYRAVRDMLHMFPGVHLPFGLAWPGGITEVWPWIFNIADVALLAGVGLVLILTWKTEVDSKSSAKSAAKEKLATDSAD; from the coding sequence ATGACCGACACGTCACCCGATCAATCGACACCCGAGCAAGCTCAGCCGATCCGTCTGGCCGGGCGCAGCGGCCGGGCGATTGTGTTTTTTGTTGGGGTGATCATCGTGGCCCTCGGCGTCGACCTCGGCCTGAAGTATTGGTCGTTTGACCATGTCGCGGGCCGCAAGGTGGTGCTCACCGAGGAAGTCACGCAAGACCACCGCGCCTTCTGGAGCAAGTACCCCCACGACGCGACCGTCGTGGTGCCCAAAGTCCTTGAGCTGCGCCTCACGACCAACACCGGGGCTGTCTTCGGTCTGGGCAAAGGCAACCGCGTGGCGTTCATCGCCGTGAGTATCGTGGCCACCGCGGTCATCGGCCTGATGTTCTGGCGCAGCCCCGCAAGGGCGTGGCTCTTGCACTTGGCACTGGGCATGATCCTCGCCGGGGCGCTGGGGAACCTCTACGACCGGGTGCTCTACCGGGCGGTTCGTGACATGCTGCACATGTTCCCGGGTGTGCATCTGCCGTTTGGCTTGGCGTGGCCGGGCGGCATCACCGAGGTCTGGCCGTGGATCTTCAACATCGCGGATGTCGCGCTCTTGGCGGGGGTGGGGCTGGTGTTGATCCTGACGTGGAAGACCGAAGTGGATTCGAAGTCGTCGGCCAAGTCCGCCGCGAAAGAAAAGCTCGCCACGGATTCTGCGGATTGA
- a CDS encoding TraR/DksA family transcriptional regulator has translation MAKSTKKKSSRTTSATRKKTTKKKAVTKKVTKSTKKAAPKKKAAKKAPAKKTTTKKKVTKKAPAKKAATKKVTKKKAVKKVAKKKVAKKAASKKVTKKKVTKKKAVTKKAPAKKKVAKKAPAKKAVTKKLAKKVTKKKTTKKKSTFKAPRVPYASLAAAPAPAYNPQDHEPLTNAQLRKIKTGLTAKDLRFFRQELLERRAEIIGDVQGLEAARSGNSGEISHMPLHMADVGSDNYEQEFTLGLMESERKTILEIDDALQRIVDKTYGVCIESGKPISRPRLEAKPWAKYSIEVARERERRRM, from the coding sequence GTGGCCAAATCCACGAAGAAGAAGTCCTCTCGCACAACGTCGGCGACCCGCAAAAAGACGACCAAGAAGAAGGCGGTGACCAAGAAGGTCACGAAGTCGACCAAGAAGGCTGCGCCCAAGAAGAAAGCCGCCAAGAAGGCCCCCGCTAAAAAGACGACCACCAAAAAGAAGGTGACCAAGAAGGCTCCCGCGAAGAAAGCGGCAACCAAGAAGGTCACCAAGAAAAAGGCGGTCAAGAAGGTGGCGAAGAAGAAAGTCGCCAAGAAGGCGGCATCCAAGAAAGTCACCAAGAAGAAGGTGACGAAAAAGAAGGCCGTCACCAAGAAGGCTCCCGCCAAGAAAAAAGTTGCCAAGAAAGCCCCGGCGAAGAAGGCGGTGACCAAGAAGCTGGCGAAGAAGGTCACCAAGAAAAAGACGACCAAGAAGAAATCCACCTTCAAGGCCCCGCGCGTGCCCTACGCGTCGCTCGCCGCCGCGCCCGCCCCGGCCTACAACCCCCAAGACCACGAGCCGCTGACCAACGCCCAGCTCCGCAAGATCAAGACCGGCCTGACCGCCAAGGACCTGCGCTTCTTCCGCCAGGAACTGCTCGAACGCCGGGCCGAGATCATCGGCGACGTTCAGGGGCTCGAGGCCGCCCGCAGCGGCAACTCCGGCGAGATCAGCCACATGCCCCTGCACATGGCCGACGTCGGCTCGGACAACTATGAGCAGGAGTTCACCCTCGGCCTCATGGAGTCGGAGCGCAAGACCATCCTCGAGATCGACGACGCCCTCCAACGCATCGTCGACAAGACCTACGGCGTCTGCATCGAATCGGGCAAGCCGATCTCCCGGCCGCGCCTCGAAGCCAAGCCCTGGGCCAAGTATTCGATCGAAGTCGCCCGGGAGCGTGAGCGTCGCCGCATGTGA
- a CDS encoding thioredoxin family protein has translation MLFIIAKTNLSLPKESPMSDATTSDAALTDASYLKAKHEAGMVYADYVLHTDKPAQTEGWQAIYDKVQLTDSQKELLGSFVREINVIVVSGIWCGDCVRQGPMIQKIAEASNGKVNLKWVDRDEHIDLQEKVKVNAGNRVPVVIFAAEDFELVGWAGDKLLSRYRIAAAQALGANCPLPGAPVPQEELDAEVQDWVDQFERVHLLLRLSGRLRQKHGD, from the coding sequence ATGCTTTTCATCATAGCCAAGACCAATCTCAGCCTCCCCAAGGAATCACCAATGTCAGACGCCACCACTTCCGATGCGGCACTCACCGACGCCAGCTACCTCAAGGCCAAGCACGAGGCCGGCATGGTCTACGCCGACTACGTCCTGCACACCGACAAGCCCGCGCAGACCGAGGGATGGCAGGCTATCTACGACAAGGTGCAGCTCACCGATTCGCAGAAAGAGCTCCTGGGCTCGTTTGTCCGCGAGATCAACGTGATCGTCGTCTCGGGCATCTGGTGCGGCGACTGTGTCCGCCAGGGGCCGATGATCCAGAAGATCGCCGAGGCGTCCAACGGCAAGGTCAACCTCAAGTGGGTCGACCGCGACGAACACATCGACCTCCAGGAAAAGGTCAAGGTCAACGCCGGCAACCGCGTGCCCGTGGTGATCTTCGCCGCGGAAGACTTCGAACTGGTGGGCTGGGCGGGCGACAAGCTGCTCAGCCGATACCGCATCGCGGCGGCTCAGGCCCTGGGGGCCAACTGCCCGCTGCCTGGCGCCCCGGTGCCGCAGGAGGAGCTGGACGCCGAGGTGCAGGACTGGGTCGATCAGTTCGAGCGCGTCCACCTGCTGCTGCGTCTGAGCGGCCGGCTCCGCCAGAAACACGGCGATTGA
- a CDS encoding 3-isopropylmalate dehydratase: MQTQITGKAYVLGDDIDTDQIIPAEYLAYNPSIPEERKFFGMYANIGVPQGQRGLPDGNTPFVEEGQFKTEYTIVIGGKNFGCGSSREHAPLAIAEAGAQVVVAEFYARIFFRNCVNGGYLLPCESQQRLVEEISTGDECTVDIEAGTLTNNTSGKTYPLNPLGDVKPIIEAGGVFAYARENGMLPSA; this comes from the coding sequence ATGCAAACCCAAATCACCGGCAAAGCCTACGTCCTGGGCGACGATATCGACACCGACCAGATCATCCCGGCCGAGTACCTGGCCTACAACCCATCGATCCCCGAGGAACGCAAGTTCTTCGGCATGTACGCCAACATCGGCGTGCCCCAGGGCCAGCGCGGCCTGCCCGACGGCAACACCCCCTTCGTCGAAGAGGGCCAGTTCAAGACCGAGTACACCATCGTCATCGGCGGCAAGAACTTCGGATGCGGCTCGTCGCGTGAGCACGCGCCGCTCGCCATCGCCGAGGCCGGGGCCCAGGTCGTGGTGGCCGAGTTCTACGCCCGCATCTTCTTCCGCAACTGCGTCAACGGCGGGTACCTGCTGCCCTGCGAATCGCAGCAGCGTCTGGTCGAAGAAATCAGCACCGGCGACGAGTGCACTGTGGACATCGAGGCCGGCACGCTGACCAACAACACCAGCGGCAAGACCTATCCGCTCAACCCGCTGGGCGACGTGAAACCCATCATCGAGGCCGGCGGCGTGTTCGCCTATGCCCGCGAGAACGGGATGCTGCCTTCGGCCTAA
- a CDS encoding glycoside hydrolase family protein: MQDLNLQALLPDKFDKRGILEEEHYNVWGTNILKGRDGKYHAIYSRWPKSRGHMAWVTHSEIAHSVSDHLAGPYRFQNLVLPPRGKPYWDGDCTHNPHVVEHEGKYYLYHMGNHGSGFWDDTPETRMPGFEEDQWWVNRNNQRVGLAVAEDLNGPWERSDAPLIDIQPGRLITSTPTATRRPDGKFLLVYKYVEDNGEPRGGRVIHVTALGDSPTGPFTDTGVPFITHPTALFAIDDHVEVVVDGKYYCIAKDCYQSWGDYPAGTTVLFESDATGMDWKPAKHFMVLEAGELYWTDGSTTLCERTADMPKVYTEDGVPKALIIAVLPKDSEISFAVILPLQANA, encoded by the coding sequence ATGCAAGATTTGAATCTCCAGGCACTTCTCCCCGACAAGTTCGACAAGCGGGGCATCCTCGAAGAAGAGCACTACAACGTTTGGGGGACGAACATCCTGAAAGGGCGGGACGGCAAGTACCACGCCATCTATTCGCGTTGGCCCAAGAGCCGGGGGCATATGGCGTGGGTCACCCACTCCGAGATCGCCCACTCGGTGTCGGACCATCTCGCCGGCCCTTACCGTTTCCAAAACCTGGTCCTGCCTCCGCGCGGCAAGCCCTATTGGGACGGCGACTGCACGCACAACCCGCACGTTGTCGAGCACGAAGGCAAGTACTACCTCTACCACATGGGCAACCACGGCAGCGGCTTCTGGGACGACACCCCCGAGACGCGCATGCCCGGGTTCGAAGAAGACCAGTGGTGGGTCAACCGCAACAACCAGCGCGTCGGCCTCGCGGTGGCCGAAGACTTGAACGGCCCCTGGGAGCGTTCCGACGCACCGCTGATCGACATCCAGCCCGGACGCCTGATCACCTCGACGCCCACCGCCACCCGCCGACCCGACGGCAAGTTCCTGCTCGTCTACAAGTACGTTGAAGACAACGGCGAACCCCGCGGCGGCCGGGTGATCCACGTTACTGCCCTCGGCGATTCGCCGACCGGGCCGTTTACCGACACCGGCGTCCCGTTCATCACCCACCCGACCGCGTTGTTTGCCATCGACGACCACGTCGAGGTGGTGGTCGATGGCAAGTACTACTGCATCGCCAAGGACTGCTACCAATCCTGGGGCGACTATCCGGCCGGCACGACGGTCCTATTCGAGTCGGACGCAACCGGCATGGATTGGAAACCAGCCAAACATTTCATGGTCTTGGAAGCTGGCGAGCTCTACTGGACCGACGGCAGCACCACCCTCTGCGAACGCACCGCCGACATGCCCAAGGTCTACACCGAAGACGGCGTACCCAAAGCACTGATCATCGCGGTGCTGCCCAAAGACAGCGAGATCTCTTTCGCGGTCATCCTCCCGCTCCAGGCGAACGCCTGA